Below is a window of Gammaproteobacteria bacterium DNA.
AAAACGTCCAGACCGACCGGCCCCCCGGGGCCGCCGGCCGCCGGCAGCGGCCCTCTTACTTCCTGTCCGGATTCGCGCTTGGCCTGGCGGTAGCGGCCAGCGTTTACCACCTTGCGGGGCGCCAGCCTTCGGGAGACGCGGCCCCCCCTGCTCCGGCCGCCGCGAAAGATCCCGCGCAAACGGAACACAGCCGGGAGGCGCCCCCGGAGCCGAAATTCGAGTTCTACTCCATCCTCCCGGCGAAAGAGTCGCAGGTCCCGGAATGGAGAATTGCGCCGCCGGACGAAAAAAGCCAGCCCGCCCCCGCCCCCTCCGGGC
It encodes the following:
- a CDS encoding SPOR domain-containing protein, coding for MIPGDYKNVQTDRPPGAAGRRQRPSYFLSGFALGLAVAASVYHLAGRQPSGDAAPPAPAAAKDPAQTEHSREAPPEPKFEFYSILPAKESQVPEWRIAPPDEKSQPAPAPSGRYFLQAGSFRRPGEAEQLRARLGFLGLKADIQTVNLAEQGLWYRVKVGPFARIGELEEARGQLLRAGFRFIVLQQKEQDARGAGPGP